One Setaria italica strain Yugu1 chromosome I, Setaria_italica_v2.0, whole genome shotgun sequence DNA window includes the following coding sequences:
- the LOC101767237 gene encoding subtilisin-like protease SBT1.2 — protein sequence MAEEELDKDPSAMARLIYSYRHVVNGFAARLTEEEVRDMATRDWFVKAMPEKTYRLMTTHTPQMLALTSEASHGGLWKRSNMGEGIIIGVLDDGIRPGHPSFDATGMKPPPARWKGRCDFNSSVCNNKLIGARSFYESAKWKWQGIDDPVLPVSEGSHGTHTASTAAGAFVPGANVMGNGLGTASGMAPRAHIALYQVCFEDKGCDRDDILAALDDAVEEGVDVLSLSLGDDEAGDFAYDPIALGGYTAIMKGVFVSAAGGNMGPDPATVANEAPWLLTVAAATTDRRFVASVKLGNGVELDGESLFQPKDILGVHRPLVRDLSDGTCSDEKVLTPEHVGGKIVVCDAGGNLTSLEMGAALREGGAAGMVVITVEELGSVIQPKAHALPASQVTYSTGQKIRAYMNSTNNPTGELVFKGTMLGNRDSPVVAAFSSRGPSKQNQGILKPDITGPGVNIIAGVPKPAGLMTPPNPLAAKFDILSGTSMATPHLSGIAAVIKRAHPTWTPAAIKSALITTADTTDRSGKPIAAHNGSPANLLTVGAGFVNPMKALRPGLVYNLTATDYIPYLCGLRYSDAEINSIIHPLPPVSCAGMPAVEQKDLNYPSITAFLDQEPYVLNVSRVVTNVGRAKSVYVAKVEVPGELSVTVTPDTLRFKKVNQAKGFTVTIRPVGAPRKKGIAQGQLKWVSPENVVSSPILVSFKKFVQDNSTTAHLKH from the coding sequence atggcggaggaggagctggaCAAGGACCCCTCCGCCATGGCGCGCCTCATCTACTCCTACCGCCACGTCGTGAACGGCTTCGCGGCCCGCCTCACCGAAGAGGAGGTGCGCGACATGGCCACCAGGGACTGGTTTGTCAAGGCCATGCCGGAGAAGACGTACAGGCTGATGACCACCCACACGCCGCAGATGCTCGCGCTCACCAGCGAGGCCTCCCACGGCGGCCTGTGGAAGAGGAGCAACATGGGCGAGGGGATCATCATCGGCGTCCTCGACGACGGCATCAGGCCCGGGCACCCGTCGTTCGACGCGACGGGCATGAAGCCGCCGCCAGCCAGGTGGAAGGGCCGCTGCGACTTCAACAGCTCCGTGTGCAACAACAAGCTCATCGGCGCGCGGTCGTTCTACGAGTCGGCCAAGTGGAAGTGGCAGGGGATTGACGACCCGGTGCTTCCCGTAAGCGAGGGCTCGCACGGGACGCAcacggcgagcacggcggccggcgcgttCGTGCCGGGCGCGAACGTCATGGGCAACGGGCTCGGAACGGCCTCTGGCATGGCCCCCCGCGCGCACATCGCGCTCTACCAGGTGTGCTTCGAGGACAAGGGCTGCGACCGCGACGACATACTGGCGGCGCTCGATGATGCTGTCGAGGAGGGCGTCGACGTGCTCTCGCTCTCGCTCGGTGACGACGAGGCCGGCGACTTCGCCTACGACCCCATCGCGCTCGGGGGATACACCGCCATCATGAAAGGCGTCTTCGTCAGCGCGGCCGGTGGGAACATGGGCCCGGACCCCGCGACGGTTGCCAACGAGGCACCGTGGCTTCTTACTGTGGCGGCAGCCACAACCGACCGGAGGTTCGTGGCCTCCGTAAAGCTTGGCAATGGGGTCGAGCTCGACGGCGAGTCCTTGTTCCAGCCGAAGGACATCCTGGGCGTGCATCGACCGTTGGTAAGGGACCTCAGCGACGGCACGTGTTCTGACGAGAAGGTCCTTACGCCGGAGCACGTCGGCGGAAAGATCGTCGTTTGTGACGCCGGCGGCAACCTCACCTCCCTGGAGATGGGTGCCGCGCTACGGGAAGGCGGCGCAGCCGGCATGGTCGTCATCACCGTCGAGGAACTCGGCTCGGTGATCCAGCCCAAGGCGCACGCACTCCCGGCGTCGCAGGTGACTTACTCGACAGGGCAGAAGATCAGGGCCTACATGAACTCCACGAACAACCCGACGGGCGAGCTGGTCTTCAAAGGAACCATGCTCGGCAACCGCGACTCCCCGGTCGTGGCGGCGTTCTCGTCGCGGGGGCCAAGCAAGCAAAACCAGGGGATACTCAAGCCCGACATCACCGGCCCCGGGGTGAACATCATCGCCGGCGTCCCCAAGCCGGCGGGGCTCATGACGCCTCCCAACCCACTGGCGGCCAAGTTCGACATCCTGTCCGGCACGTCCATGGCCACGCCGCACCTCAGCGGGATCGCCGCGGTGATCAAGAGGGCGCACCCGAcgtggacgccggcggcgatcaAGTCGGCCCTGATAACGACGGCCGACACGACGGACCGCAGCGGGAAGCCGATCGCGGCCCACAACGGGTCCCCCGCCAACCTGCTCACGGTGGGCGCCGGGTTCGTGAACCCGATGAAGGCTCTGAGGCCGGGGCTCGTGTACAACCTGACGGCGACGGACTACATCCCCTACCTGTGCGGGCTCAGGTACAGCGACGCCGAGATCAACTCGATCATCCACCCGCTGCCGCCGGTGTCGTGCGCGGGGATGCCGGCCGTGGAGCAGAAGGACCTCAACTACCCGTCCATCACCGCGTTCCTGGACCAGGAGCCCTACGTCTTGAACGTCAGCCGCGTGGTGACCAACGTCGGGCGCGCCAAGTCCGTGTACGTCGCCAAGGTGGAGGTGCCGGGGGAGCTGTCGGTGACGGTGACGCCGGACACGCTCCGGTTCAAGAAGGTGAACCAGGCGAAGGGGTTCACGGTCACCATCAGGCCCGTGGGCGCGCCGAGGAAGAAGGGGATCGCCCAGGGGCAGCTCAAGTGGGTCTCGCCCGAGAACGTGGTGAGCAGCCCGATCCTCGTGTCGTTCAAGAAGTTCGTCCAGGATAACTCCACCACTGCTCATCTGAAGCATTGA
- the LOC101755191 gene encoding glutathione S-transferase T2-like: MDLRDFNEISRDNSTHPPGGFMGLFNNQSHLSQNSHFVGAPSHYAPFKPNNSGNSSQEVQVLSEQEAIEVDSDTENVRTEKRILWTPEEDKKLMSAWLKNSTDSSVGADRNNEHYWGDVVKSYNMTIPSQRKRNSKQAKDRWHKINRWIDLYECAYLKARRLFTSGYSDQMWIDTADKFYLEDNKKAKLGPFVLKNVWKICRDVAKWKTYNEDLKNARKRKSYRIEGEKDENDDIEEMLERPIGQKAAKKAALAAKMKSKGSNLDNDGKSKESAIDVEKLDKFSKIQEDLNANRMKVLELQQKLSSEKLETTRLAHLTAQETKEAKRLEKESNMMQAYNSLISQDTSSMSDEEKAERVAAMNCLRKSLFPEMS, from the exons ATGGACCTCAGAGACTTCAATGAAATTTCACG GGACAACAGCACACACCCTCCTGGTGGATTTATGGGCTTATTCAACAACCAATCCCATTTATCACAGAATTCACATTTTGTTGGTGCTCCATCTCATTATGCACCTTTCAAG CCTAACAACAGTGGAAATTCATCTCAAGAAGTACAAGTTTTATCTGAACAGGAGGCTATTGAAGTTGATAGTGATACTGAGAATGTCAGGACAGAGAAGCGGATCTTGTGGACACCAGAAGAAGACAAGAAACTGATGAGTGcttggttgaaaaattcaacagacTCATCCGTTGGAGCTGATAGGAACAACGAGCACTATTGGGGTGATGTTGTCAAGTCATACAACATGACTATCCCGTCACAGAGGAAAAGAAATTCAAAGCAAGCCAAGGATCGATGGCACAAGATTAATCGATGGATTGATCTATATGAATGTGCATATTTGAAGGCTCGCAGATTATTCACAAGTGGCTACTCCGATCAGATGTGGATTGATACAGCAGACAAGTTCTATTTGGAAGACAACAAGAAGGCAAAGCTAGGTCCCTTTGTGTTAAAGAATGTTTGGAAAATATGCCGAGATGTGGCAAAGTGGAAAACATATAATGAAGACCTCAAGAATGCTCGTAAAAGAAAGTCATATCGCATTGAAGGAGAAAAGGATGAAAATGATGATATTGAAGAAATGCTAGAGCGACCTATTGGACAAAAGGCAGCTAAAAAGGCTGCTCTTGCTGCAAAAATGAAGTCTAAAGGATCAAACCTGGATAATGATGGAAAATCAAAGGAATCGGCCATTGATGTGGAGAAGCTCGATAAATTTAGTAAAATTCAGGAAGATTTAAATGCAAACCGCATGAAGGTACTGGAACTACAACAGAAGTTATCATCTGAAAAGCTTGAAACCACTAGACTAGCTCATCTTACTGCTCAAGAGACCAAAGAGGCAAAAAGGCTCGAGAAAGAATCAAACATGATGCAAGCTTACAACTCTCTCATCTCTCAAGATACAAGTTCAATGTCTGATGAAGAAAAAGCTGAACGTGTTGCTGCCATGAATTGTCTTAGGAAGTCTTTATTTCCTGAAATGAGCTAG
- the LOC101756006 gene encoding U-box domain-containing protein 33 encodes MEGAGGGAIHRRRDTSSSSQYSFRTSVSSAADIIAGDEVEEASPPPVEDRVFVAVPEGVRHGKSILLWALENLAKDGTGVVITHVHCPAQMIPMMGAKLHYTTVNPQRVHDHRKKVRAEAEEKLDEYVKMCIRKKVSCEKLIIDNEDVAKGLEELIALHGITKLVMGAAADKHHSKKMNSLKSKTALRLMEAAASSCKIWFICKGHLICTREANTTVPAISASPASTIASKSSVTSVGNHLRSVTISHSYSESEASSSNGSPGHDLIRSRTEVGMYPSLDAISTPSRVYESDGRPTSTSRSSIDPRGEFGRRSQNSWSDPLRNHDAVTISGSPMLHQMQEPDDEKFPSPSHELENPGINANIYDRFTEALSEAELSKKEAYEESTRRRRAERNMISALQKAEEIENLYQHEIRERKTIEETLVRQAQEIEEMKMQHHAISNELHDVKEQKLALEQQITEMASAIKDHEEKMVANKNLLHVLQTDNEKLQQERDAAVSEAESLRPKNDQKMSMLLPVETLNTEFSYFELQQATQGFDEGLKIGEGGFGSVYKGFLRNTTVAIKLLNPQSMQGQSEFNQEVAVLSRVRHPNLVTLIGACREAFCLVYEFLPNGSLEDRLACTNNTPPLTWQVRTKIICDMCSALIFLHSNQPHPVVHGDLKPGNILLDASFVSKLGDFGICRLLSQSNTARSNATRSITTKLHRTTTPKGTFAYMDPEFLSTGELTPRSDVYSFGIIILRLLTGRPPKRIAEVVEDAMERGELHAILDPTAGSWPFVQANQLAHIGLRCAEMSRRRRPDLAGDVWKVVEPLMKAASLTAGRLSLAPSLDNTHAPSYFVCPIFQEVMTDPHVAADGFTYEAEAIMGWLDSGHDTSPMTNLKLEHCELTPNRALRSAILEWQQQQQLQHRT; translated from the exons ATGGAaggcgccggtggtggtgccATTCACAGGCGGCGGgacacgtcgtcgtcgtcgcagtACAGCTTCAGGACGTCGGTGAGCAGCGCCGCGGACATCATTGCCGGcgatgaggtggaggaggcgagcccgccgcccgtggaggacAGGGTTTTCGTGGCAGTGCCCGAGGGAGTCAGGCACGGGAAGAGCATCCTTCTTTGGGCGCTGGAGAACCTGGCCAAGGACGGCACCGGGGTCGTCATCACCCACGTCCACTGCCCCGCGCAGATGATCCCCATGA TGGGGGCAAAACTTCATTACACAACAGTGAATCCACAACGGGTTCATGATCATAGAAAGAAGGTGCGAGCGGAGGCAGAGGAGAAACTCGATGAGTATGTCAAGATGTGCATAAGGAAAAAG GTCAGCTGCGAGAAATTAATTATAGACAACGAGGATGTTGCTAAAGGGCTTGAAGAGCTTATTGCCCTTCACGGCATCACCAAGCTTGTCATGGGAGCAGCTGCAGATAAACACCACTCAAA GAAAATGAATTCACTTAAATCCAAGACGGCACTCAGACTGATGGAGGCAGCAGCCTCATCGTGTAAGATATGGTTTATCTGTAAAGGGCATCTTATATGCACCAG GGAAGCAAATACAACAGTTCCTGCGATATCAGCATCACCAGCATCCACAATTGCATCAAAGTCCTCAGTAACCAGCGTTGGTAACCATCTGAGATCGGTGACAATCAGTCACTCATACTCAGAGAGCGAGGCATCAAGCTCAAACGGAAGTCCAGGGCATGATCTGATAAGATCGAGAACAGAAGTAGGGATGTATCCCTCTCTAGATGCTATCAGCACACCGTCTCGGGTATATGAATCCGATGGAAGGCCTACAAGTACATCAAGGAGTTCTATAGATCCCCGGGGTGAATTTGGGAGGAGATCGCAAAACTCCTGGTCTGATCCATTGAGGAATCATGATGCAGTCACTATCTCTGGATCACCAATGCTGCATCAAATGCAAGAACCTGATGATGAGAAATTTCCATCCCCTTCTCATGAGCTT GAGAATCCAGGCATTAATGCTAACATATACGATAGATTCACGGAGGCTCTCAGTGAAGCTGAACTTTCTAAGAAAGAAGCATATGAAGAATCAACCAGACGCCGAAGAGCTGAACGAAATATGATTTCAGCTCTTCAAAAG GCAGAAGAGATAGAAAACTTATATCAGCATGAGATCAGGGAGCGAAAAACAATTGAGGAAACGCTCGTGAGACAAGCACAGGAGATTGAAGAAATGAAAATGCAGCATCATGCTATCTCCAATGAATTGCATGATGTCAAGGAGCAGAAGCTCGCCCTAGAGCAACAAATAACAGAGATGGCATCTGCTATCAAAGATCACGAAGAGAAGATGGTGGCGAACAAAAACCTTCTCCATGTGCTGCAAACAGATAACGAGAAGCTGCAACAAGAGCGAGATGCAGCTGTAAGTGAAGCTGAAAGCTTGCGCCCGAAGAATGACCAGAAAATGTCAATGCTGTTGCCAGTTGAAACACTGAACACCGAGTTCTCCTACTTTGAGCTCCAACAAGCAACCCAAGgcttcgatgaaggacttaagATTGGTGAGGGTGGATTTGGAAGCGTCTACAAAGGTTTCCTCCGCAACACAACAGTTGCTATAAAGTTGCTGAATCCGCAAAGTATGCAAGGGCAGTCAGAATTCAACCAAGAG GTTGCTGTCCTCAGTAGAGTGCGGCATCCAAACCTTGTCACACTGATTGGCGCGTGCCGGGAGGCATTCTGCCTGGTGTACGAATTCCTCCCCAACGGCAGCCTCGAGGACCGGCTGGCGTGCACCAACAACACGCCGCCACTGACATGGCAGGTGCGCACCAAGATCATCTGCGACATGTGCTCGGCCCTGATCTTCCTCCACTCGAACCAGCCGCACCCGGTGGTCCATGGCGACCTGAAGCCGGGCAACATCCTCCTGGACGCCAGCTTCGTCAGCAAGCTGGGGGACTTCGGCATCTGCCGGCTCCTGAGCCAGTCGAACACCGCCAGGTCCAACGCCACCAGGTCCATCACCACAAAGCTCCACCGGACGACCACCCCGAAAGGGACCTTCGCGTACATGGACCCGGAGTTCCTTTCCACCGGCGAGCTCACGCCGCGGTCCGACGTGTACTCGTTCGGCATCATCATCCTGCGGCTCCTGACGGGGCGGCCGCCGAAGAGGATCGCCGAGGTGGTGGAGGACGCGATGGAGCGCGGGGAGCTGCACGCCATCCTCGACCCCACAGCGGGGAGCTGGCCGTTCGTGCAGGCCAACCAGCTGGCGCACATCGGCCTGCGGTGCGCGGAGatgagccggcggcggcggccggaccTCGCGGGTGATGTGTGGAAGGTGGTGGAGCCCCTCATGAAGGCCGCCTCGCTCACCGCCGGGCGGCTGTCGCTCGCGCCGTCGCTGGACAACACCCACGCGCCGTCCTACTTCGTCTGCCCGATCTTCCAGGAGGTGATGACCGACCCCCACGTCGCGGCGGACGGGTTCACGTACGAGGCCGAGGCTATCATGGGGTGGCTCGACAGCGGGCACGACACGTCGCCGATGACGAACCTGAAGCTCGAGCACTGCGAGCTGACACCGAACAGGGCGCTGCGCTCGGCGATCCTCGagtggcaacagcaacagcagctgcagcaccgGACATGA